CACGAGGGTCCCCTCCTGCTTGGGATCCCCCATGACGAGCGCCACGTGGTGGGAGCCGTTGAGGGTGTTCTCGTAGCCGACGATGGTGAACTCGCCGAACTTGGTGGGGAGCTTGGCCTCCGAGTGGCGCACGACGTAGCGCTCGCGCTCGGCGCGGTAGGCGATCAGCTTGGCGACGCTGGTGACCAGCAGGCCGTGAACCTCGGCGAAGCCCACCAGGTCGCTGAGCCTGGCCATGGTGCCGTCGGGGTTGAGGATCTCGCAGATCACCCCGGCGGGGTTGAGCCCCGCCAGGCGCGCGAGATCGACCGAGGCCTCCGTGTGGCCCGCCCGCACCAGGACCCCGCCCGGCTTGGCGACCAGGGGGAAGATGTGGCCGGGCCGGCGCAGGTCCCCCGGGCGGCTCTCGGGATCGATCACCACCTGGACGGTGCGGGCGCGATCGGAAGCCGAGATGCCGGTGGTGGCCCCGTCCACGGCGTCCACCGAGACGGTGAAGGCCGTGGCGTGGGTGTCGGTGTTGGCCTGGACCATCGGGGAGAGGTCGAGGGCCTCGGCCCGCTCGGGGGTGACGGCCAGGCAGATGAGGCCGCGGCCGTGGGTGGCCATGAAGTTGATGGCCTCGGGGGTGGCGAACTCGGCGGCCATGACCAGGTCGCCCTCGTTCTCGCGGTCCTCGTCGTCCACCACCACGACGATCCTGCCGTCGCGGACGGCCGCGAGGACCTCGGGGATCTCGGCAAAGCGATTCATCAATTAACCAACTATTCTAGAAACCCGCAGCGGGCGAGTTGCTCGTAGCTCAGGCCCCTGGGCGCCAGGGAGGGGGCCTCGCCCCTCTCGAGGAAGCCCGTGAGCATCCGTCGGACGTACTTGGCGATGAGGTCCACCTCGAGGTTGACCGCATCGCCCGGCGAAAGCGACAGCAGGGTGGTCTGGGCGCCGGTGTGGGGGATGAGGGTGACGGTGAAGCCGCTCGACAGGACGTCGTTGACGGTGAGGCTCGTGCCGTCGATGGTGATGGAGCCCTTGGGCACCAGGAAGGCCGCAAGCTCGATCGGCAGCTCGAACTCCAGCCGGTGGGCCTCGCCGAGGCGCCCCTGCGAGACGAGGCGGCCCACGCCGTCCACGTGGCCCGAGACCAGGTGGCCCCCCAGGCGAT
The window above is part of the Pantanalinema sp. genome. Proteins encoded here:
- a CDS encoding bifunctional 3,4-dihydroxy-2-butanone-4-phosphate synthase/GTP cyclohydrolase II, which codes for MNRFAEIPEVLAAVRDGRIVVVVDDEDRENEGDLVMAAEFATPEAINFMATHGRGLICLAVTPERAEALDLSPMVQANTDTHATAFTVSVDAVDGATTGISASDRARTVQVVIDPESRPGDLRRPGHIFPLVAKPGGVLVRAGHTEASVDLARLAGLNPAGVICEILNPDGTMARLSDLVGFAEVHGLLVTSVAKLIAYRAERERYVVRHSEAKLPTKFGEFTIVGYENTLNGSHHVALVMGDPKQEGTLVRMHSECLTGDAFGSLRCDCGPQRDRALEAIAREGRGVLVYLKQEGRGIGLLNKIHAYRLQEEGLDTVEANLHLGFPADLRDFGIGAQILRDLGVTRMRLLTNNPRKVAALDGYGLEVVSRVPIRIQSNPHNAKYLETKEEKLGHLLS
- a CDS encoding riboflavin synthase; this encodes MFTGLVEEVGTLLARRGTQVTLLAPTLAPTLELGDSVAVNGICLTATAIGGDRFTADISESTLDVTTARTWQAGRRLNLERALALGDRLGGHLVSGHVDGVGRLVSQGRLGEAHRLEFELPIELAAFLVPKGSITIDGTSLTVNDVLSSGFTVTLIPHTGAQTTLLSLSPGDAVNLEVDLIAKYVRRMLTGFLERGEAPSLAPRGLSYEQLARCGFLE